A portion of the Trichoplusia ni isolate ovarian cell line Hi5 chromosome 12, tn1, whole genome shotgun sequence genome contains these proteins:
- the LOC113499157 gene encoding protein IMPACT-like — METDNLTKQAEEVEALSSIYGDDWTTESDVSRSYSIRIEENKNEVRLYVTMPSDYPSLAPPKYEISAPWMDRKAKTELLHALEEVYLENVGENVVFQWVEKIREVLQAIKPTENKTEKKPAAIEALDLKLLEINCPAITHGEVIVDRKSSFQGHAAEVHCLEDVNAVLTKLKLNKKILHATHNMFAYRIERKTAKGTSILQDCDDDGEQHAGGRMLHLLQILDQKNTLVVVSRWYGGIQLGPDRFRHINNATRQVIQQAGLLKK; from the exons ATGGAAACAGACAATTTAACCAAACAG gCAGAGGAAGTAGAGGCTTTGAGCTCTATATACGGTGACGATTGGACTACAGAGAGCGATGTATCGAGGTCGTACAGCATAAGAATTGAAGAGAATAAAAATGAAGTGCGCCTGTATGTTACGATGCCCAGTGACTATCCTTCATTGGCCCCGccaaaatatgaaatatctgCACCTTGGATGGATCGGAAGGCGAAAACAGAACTATTACATGCGTTAGAGGAAGTTTACTT AGAGAATGTTGGTGAAAATGTTGTGTTCCAATGGGTGGAGAAAATCAGAGAAGTGTTACAAGCTATAAAACCAACTGAAAATAAGACTGAAAAGAAACCAGCAGCTATTGAGGCATTGGATCTCAAATTG ttagaAATAAACTGCCCGGCCATAACTCATGGTGAGGTTATTGTAGACAGGAAGAGCTCCTTCCAAGGTCACGCTGCAGAAGTACATTGTCTTGAGGATGTTAA TGCGGTcctaacaaaattaaaactaaacaagaaGATCCTCCATGCTACGCACAACATGTTCGCGTACCGCATAGAGAGGAAGACGGCTAAAGGCACTAGCATACTACAGGACTGCGACGATGATGGCGAGCAGCACGCCGGCGGCAGGATGTTGCATCTGTTGCAGATATTGGACCAGAAGAATACGTTGGTTGTTGTGTCTAGATG gtaCGGAGGTATACAACTCGGTCCAGACAGATTTAGACACATCAACAACGCTACAAGACAGGTCATACAGCAAGCAGGGCTATTAAAGAAATGA
- the LOC113499154 gene encoding uncharacterized protein LOC113499154 isoform X2 — protein sequence MKRILFILRFFNTLPVICVNLLHKSNQRISFTNDKKPGETLIRSLDRWGVSANKYKQFVTASLNVKTISTYYKPQSKVAILVANDQYEYMSKLATPSIDCDSLATHLKTIGFIVIKIKNTISKNLKSILLDIFDLLEENSYCFFFYAGHGCQLCNTKCMLGIDCPTENLQLEQCVTENFVLKGMEKFKPDLCIITMDMCRVYLDRESNPSIYSSIHTVEDYAFHKNVLITYSTQSSQAAYEVLQIECSTSIDNDVTYELKTKDMDRIVPNASQYVNALCTRLGEDLDVSSLFDKVHEDVEQSFKKQRPIKIQCGVEKRSLYDPCTGDTETLLNKLQEATQDYKDNCVVF from the exons ATGAAGAGAATACTGTTCATCTTGCGGTTTTTTAATACTCTTCCTGTGATTTGCGTGAATCTACTTCATAAAAGTAACCAAAG AATATCTTTTACCAATGACAAAAAGCCTGGCGAAACGTTAATCAGATCGTTAGACCGGTGGGGCGTGTCagctaataaatataaacaatttgtaACTGCTTCTCTAAATGTGAAAACAATATCTACATACTACAAACCACAGTCTAAAGTGGCGATCTTAGTGGCTAATGATCAATACGAATATATGTCTAAATTAGCCACTCCGTCTATAGACTGTGACTCTTTAGCCACTCACTTGAAGACAattggttttattgttattaaaataaagaacacCATTAGCAAGAATTTGAAGTCAATTCTTTTAGATATATTTGATTTGTTGGAAGAAAATTCTTACT GCTTCTTTTTCTATGCAGGGCATGGTTGCCAGTTATGCAACACAAAATGTATGTTAGGCATAGACTGTCCCACGGAAAACCTGCAATTGGAACAATGTGTTACAGAAAACTTTGTACTTAAAGGCATGGAGAAGTTTAAGCCAGATCTCTGCATTATCACCATGGATATGTGTAGAGTATATTTAGATAG GGAATCCAACCCATCCATATACTCATCAATACACACAGTAGAAGACTATGCTTTCCACAAAAACGTCTTAATTACGTACTCGACGCAGTCTTCGCAAGCTGCCTACGAAGTACTCCAAATAGAATGTTCAACAAGCATTGATAATGACGTCACATATGAACTGAAGACTAAGGACATGGATAGAATCGTGCCGAATGCCAGTCAGTATGTAAATGCGTTGTGTACGAGACTGGGCGAAGATTTGGATGTCAGCAGTTTGTTTGATAAAGTGCATGAAG ATGTTGAACAGTCCTTCAAGAAACAAAGGcctattaaaatacaatgtgGCGTTGAGAAGAGATCACTCTATGATCCTTGTACAG gCGACACTGAaactttattgaataaattgcaAGAGGCAACACAGGATTACAAAGACAACTgtgtagtattttaa
- the LOC113499154 gene encoding uncharacterized protein LOC113499154 isoform X1, with protein sequence MSLMQNLSYKDYQNALEFSMHQCEIIAKLANFKISFTNDKKPGETLIRSLDRWGVSANKYKQFVTASLNVKTISTYYKPQSKVAILVANDQYEYMSKLATPSIDCDSLATHLKTIGFIVIKIKNTISKNLKSILLDIFDLLEENSYCFFFYAGHGCQLCNTKCMLGIDCPTENLQLEQCVTENFVLKGMEKFKPDLCIITMDMCRVYLDRESNPSIYSSIHTVEDYAFHKNVLITYSTQSSQAAYEVLQIECSTSIDNDVTYELKTKDMDRIVPNASQYVNALCTRLGEDLDVSSLFDKVHEDVEQSFKKQRPIKIQCGVEKRSLYDPCTGDTETLLNKLQEATQDYKDNCVVF encoded by the exons atGTCTTTAATGCAAAATTTGTCGTACAAAGACTATCAAAATGCTTTAGAATTTAGTATGCATCAATGCGAAATAATTGCTAAACTAGCaaattttaa AATATCTTTTACCAATGACAAAAAGCCTGGCGAAACGTTAATCAGATCGTTAGACCGGTGGGGCGTGTCagctaataaatataaacaatttgtaACTGCTTCTCTAAATGTGAAAACAATATCTACATACTACAAACCACAGTCTAAAGTGGCGATCTTAGTGGCTAATGATCAATACGAATATATGTCTAAATTAGCCACTCCGTCTATAGACTGTGACTCTTTAGCCACTCACTTGAAGACAattggttttattgttattaaaataaagaacacCATTAGCAAGAATTTGAAGTCAATTCTTTTAGATATATTTGATTTGTTGGAAGAAAATTCTTACT GCTTCTTTTTCTATGCAGGGCATGGTTGCCAGTTATGCAACACAAAATGTATGTTAGGCATAGACTGTCCCACGGAAAACCTGCAATTGGAACAATGTGTTACAGAAAACTTTGTACTTAAAGGCATGGAGAAGTTTAAGCCAGATCTCTGCATTATCACCATGGATATGTGTAGAGTATATTTAGATAG GGAATCCAACCCATCCATATACTCATCAATACACACAGTAGAAGACTATGCTTTCCACAAAAACGTCTTAATTACGTACTCGACGCAGTCTTCGCAAGCTGCCTACGAAGTACTCCAAATAGAATGTTCAACAAGCATTGATAATGACGTCACATATGAACTGAAGACTAAGGACATGGATAGAATCGTGCCGAATGCCAGTCAGTATGTAAATGCGTTGTGTACGAGACTGGGCGAAGATTTGGATGTCAGCAGTTTGTTTGATAAAGTGCATGAAG ATGTTGAACAGTCCTTCAAGAAACAAAGGcctattaaaatacaatgtgGCGTTGAGAAGAGATCACTCTATGATCCTTGTACAG gCGACACTGAaactttattgaataaattgcaAGAGGCAACACAGGATTACAAAGACAACTgtgtagtattttaa
- the LOC113499153 gene encoding structure-specific endonuclease subunit SLX4: MPLESSWKKVKTPTSRACNNIENVRSKYFVGNSGMDESFSDFQESKPKCAGPKPVQKPVKRRQTKRIKGQKDIRTALKGKKNELVAYTKEFDTVCKKSGLDVDSEQLQLAIALSKSLQTESETAIDCSEPLPTQARVAKIRKTLQEYGFKVPEPKVTNRKTRKLRKHYKLLTITEEERHQTISGKYSEVLLNNLDSNTLLGHNSSNNQDINFNLYDIATKVPYEYIKDSTVFYVDNLVQKSRTTGSLLRDWSKIPGRPVSPKLVETEMMNTVIDCSQDELDVVLSGPITLARDIMATNNKVAPISVIPKVIIDEEDIVNCEEADCKSEGFDSRNLVKVTEIQSPVKELEIIDVHNSSTQYRSRSPDLFDDELSSVMETSKPIIIGSQEHKTKVFADNFMDLTECANPVSQKSVNFTLSQNKTKRKSNDLMEMTECVVALSQPILEASQEIDLTQSPENKTIENHDVSESKENTSSLNHVEQNSCSLEENVTCIANEVQNDKLDTEDIDLTQSSNEEGYVEKKSKDITTESMDLTQSSNSNGIDDLPFVSIGNTQSEVSLDETIIVNEEEYISAIIKPKKSIILGAANSEILDVTEDAKCCRESDQSLVKETNEKSKSSSFEEFEHDHSRDSDIMDHGSNLLDDESAHNTSKESNDIDLTQSSGETEESLKSFPNNSSLGKKDDVSIDYDEIENNSIRKSANHSKQKIIDASESVIDEIEILDDNNEPEINSSQNSEVFNISDKELDYSLHQSRFETRNDNFDFGGISILDNITKIGSFRQSTNVARISNIPKNSTLSESFLPELKIKKSIIKDASPGSNRQFPEIPNNVAQDILNSNGEEISIRTPKNSEYIIKTSNVTPMADYASMSTPQMNKELDKYGLKPFKRKRAIKILTHLYNQTHPTIQQLVEEDEPSPKKPRTETNTHHLSPRKLSISPQCSPRKEGSSQLTDQVLSLNKLASPSKSPAKTSKATKKTDVNNCVTVETHVDVNVCYEVTSEVAVIKGVECDPEDWVFQKREKAKVHSCRVPLHIAFHNYVSSRRDLREAILKYEPVNIDVIHKDLVGYGHRYDPKDLLKYLDKKCITVKTTDNNSRNNKR, encoded by the exons ATGCCATTAGAAAGTTCATGGAAGAAAGTAAAAACCCCAACCAGCCGGGCATGTAACAATatag AGAATGTAAGAAGCAAATATTTTGTTGGGAATTCTGGTATGGATGAGAGTTTTTCCGACTTTCAGGAATCAAAGCCCAAATGTGCAGGACCCAAGCCAGTTCAAAAGCCTGTTAAAAGGAGACAGACTAAGCGCATCAAAGGTCAGAAAGATATAAGAACTGCTttaaaaggaaagaaaaatgAGTTAGTAGCTTATACTAAAGAGTTTGATACTGTCTGTAAAAAGTCTGGCCTTGATGTCGACTCAGAACAATTACAACTAGCCATAGCATTGTCTAAATCACTTCAAACTGAATCTGAGACTGCCATTGACTGTTCAGAACCACTACCTACACAAGCAAGAGTTGCCAAAATAAGAAAGACCTTACAGGAATATGGTTTTAAAGTACCAGAACCTAaagtaacaaatagaaaaactagaaaactaagaaaacattacaaactacTTACAATAACAGAGGAAGAGAGACATCAGACTATTAGCGGGAAATATTCTGAGGTGCTTTTGAATAATCTTGATTCTAATACTTTACTAGGTCATAATAGTAGCAATAATcaagatattaattttaatttgtatgatatAGCTACTAAAGTCCCATATGAGTATATAAAAGACAGTACAGTATTTTATGTAGACAATTTAGTTCAAAAATCTAGAACAACTGGTTCCTTATTACGAGATTGGTCCAAAATTCCAGGCAGACCTGTGAGTCCTAAGCTTGTTGAAACTGAAATGATGAATACAGTTATAGATTGCTCACAGGATGAACTGGATGTGGTACTTAGTGGGCCAATCACACTAGCTAGAGATATAATGGCTACTAATAATAAAGTAGCACCTATTAGTGTAATTCCTAAAGTAATTATAGATGAAGAAGATATTGTAAATTGTGAAGAGGCTGATTGTAAATCTGAAGGATTTGACAGCAGGAATCTTGTTAAAGTAACAGAAATACAATCTCCAGTCAAAGAGCTAGAAATCATTGATGTACATAATTCATCTACTCAATACAGAAGCCGCTCTCCAGATTTATTTGATGATGAACTATCATCTGTCATGGAGACAAGTAAACCTATAATTATAGGATCACAAGAACATAAAACTAAAGTATTTGCAGATAATTTTATGGATTTAACTGAATGTGCTAATCCTGTTTCGCAAAAATCTGTCAATTTCACCTTAtcccaaaataaaactaaaaggaAATCGAATGATTTAATGGAAATGACTGAATGTGTTGTAGCTTTATCACAACCTATACTTGAAGCTTCACAAGAAATAGATTTAACACAAAGTCCTGAGAATAAAACGATAGAGAATCATGATGTCAGTGAAAGTAAAGAGAATACTTCAAGTTTGAATCATGTTGAACAAAATTCATGTAGCCTTGAAGAAAATGTTACTTGTATAGCTAATGAAGTACAAAATGATAAGTTAGATACGGAAGATATTGATTTGACTCAAAGTTCAAATGAAGAAGGCTATgtcgaaaaaaaatcaaaagatatAACCACTGAAAGTATGGATTTGACTCAATCTTCCAATTCTAATGGAATTGATGATTTGCCTTTCGTTTCTATTGGGAACACACAATCTGAGGTATCTTTAGATGAGACCATTATTGTAAATGAAGAAGAATACATATCAGCCATAATTAAACCTAAGAAGTCTATTATTCTTGGAGCAGCGAATAGTGAAATTTTAGATGTTACTGAAGATGCTAAATGTTGTCGAGAGAGTGATCAAAGTCTtgttaaagaaacaaatgaaaaatccAAAAGCAGTAGTTTTGAAGAATTTGAACATGACCATTCAAGAGATAGTGATATTATGGATCATGGTTCAAATCTATTAGATGACGAAAGTGCCCATAATACTAGTAAAGAGTCTAATGATATAGATTTAACACAAAGCTCTGGAGAAACTGAAGAAAGCCTAAAAAGTTTTCCAAATAACAGTAGTCTTGGTAAAAAAGACGATGTGTCTATAGATTAcgatgaaattgaaaataacagTATTAGAAAAAGTGCAAATcacagtaaacaaaaaataattgatgcTTCAGAGTCAGTTATAGATGAAATCGAAATTCTAGATGATAATAATGAACCTGAAATTAATTCGAGTCAAAACTCAGAGGTATTCAATATATCAGATAAGGAATTAGATTATTCCCTTCACCAATCAAGATTCGAAACTCGTAACGATAATTTCGATTTTGGTGGGATTTCTATATTGGATAACATTACGAAAATAGGAAGTTTTCGACAGTCCACTAACGTTGCTCGCATTAGTAACATACCAAAAAATAGTACACTGTCTGAAAGTTTTCTTCCTgaacttaaaattaagaaaagtatAATCAAAGATGCAAGTCCTGGAAGTAACAGACAATTTCCTGAAATACCTAATAATGTTGCACAGGATATCTTAAATAGTAATGGAGAAGAGATTTCAATCAGAACACCTAAAAACAgtgaatatataattaaaacaagtaaTGTTACGCCCATGGCTGATTATGCGTCAATGAGTACGCCGCAAATGAATAAGGAATTAGATAAATATGGTTTGAAACCTTTTAAAAGGAAAAGAG CCATAAAAATCCTCACTCACCTTTACAACCAAACACATCCAACGATACAGCAGCTCGTCGAAGAAGACGAGCCATCGCCAAAAAAACCAAGGACAGAAACAAACACACATCATTTATCACCAAGGAAACTCTCGATATCACCTCAATGTTCCCCAAGAAAGGAAGGATCCAGTCAACTAACAGACCAAGTCCTTTCTCTAAATAAATTAGCATCGCCAAGTAAATCTCCTGCAAAGACATCGAAAGCTACGAAAAAGACTGatgtaaataattgtgttacgGTAGAAACACATGTCGATGTCAATGTGTGCTATGAGGTGACAAGTGAAGTTGCTGTTATAAAGGGTGTTGAGTGTGATCCTGAGGATTGGGTGTTCCAGAAGCGGGAGAAAGCTAAG GTACATTCGTGCCGCGTACCGCTTCACATTGCGTTCCACAACTATGTATCCAGCCGCCGTGATTTAAGAGAAGCAATACTTAAATATGAACCGGTAAATATTGACGTCATACACAAAGATTTGGTCGGCTATGGGCATAGATATGATCCGAAG GATCTCCTAAAATACTTGGACAAGAAATGTATAACAGTGAAAACAACAGACAACAATTCTAGAAACAATAAGAGATGA